AGATATGAGGGGCTCAGGTCCGTTCCCTATGACGACAGCTATGAGGTCTCGTTCTCCCTAGGCAAGGGCTGCTATGCCACCGTGCTCCTGAGGGAGTTCATGAAGGCGGACATATTGGACTACTGACCTAGAGCCTTGTCCAATCCCTTTCTTTCGGTCCTTCATCCTGCTCCTCGGCCTCTTCGGCCCCTTCCGCTCCCTCTTCGACAGGCTGCCTTTCTTCCACATCGACCTTCTCCAGCTCGAGCTCGTCGACGGCGAGGTCGGTCTGCCGGCCGCCCTTTGAACCTTTTGCATCCTGATCCAGGTGCTTCACACGGATGGGCGTCTGGCATCTGGGGCAGAGTCCGCTTGCTATGCAGGACCTGCAAAGCAACGAGCCACATTCAGGGCAAGAGCCAGCGGCAGTCTCTCCATGGAAAAGGCATTTACGGGACCTGATCGAGCCCGTCCTCTTCTCTCCTTTATCACTGCCGTAGAAGGTGGAATAAAGCTCTTTCTCCGCCGCCCCGAAGAGCAAGGGGCCCCCTTCCGGGCCCCTCCTCCGCGGTTCGGGGATGGGCTCCTGTTCAGGAACGTTAGGCGGAAGAAAGACCGCATCGGTACCAACGGTCTGGGGGGGCTCCTCCATCTCGGGCTCAGGCATTGGGGGCGGGGCGACCTCCGCCCGTGCTAACGCGCGCGATGACCTGGAAGGGGCCTTTCTCTTGGTCTTTGCAATTGTCTTTGGGGCCGTTATCTTTGGTGACGCCCGCTTCCTCGTCCTTGGCGATGGTACGATGTCCTCGGAGATCGCCCGGAAGGCCTTCATGGCGACCTTCAGCCTCCTGGCCTTATAGATCCCTATGCCGAACGTCTCCATCAGCCCTATGACGCTCCTTCTGTCCTCTGAGAGATCGAGGGCCGTTCTCAGCAGCTGCTGGACATCCTCATCTGGCATGGTCCCGCTGAGGTCCATGGCGTTGACCGTCTCTATATATCCCAACACCTTCTTGGCATCAGAGATCTCAAGATGTGGCAGAGCCGCGATCACGTCCGCCAGCCTGAGCCCGTAGGTCGCCACGGTGGGGTTCCGATAGGCCATCAGGAGGACGGTCCGCGATGCGTCCTCGTACCAGTCCATCTCTTCCCTGCTCATCGAGGTGACATCGACCTTTTCCTTCTCATCGATGAGGCTGGACACCTCATCCAGGAATTCATATGGGATGTTGCATATGCGGAACATGTCCTCCTTGGAAAGCCTTCTTCCCATACGGTTCTCCATGGAAAGCACTTGTGCAGCATACTCCTTCACCTGCCTTTGGTGGAGATCGCGCTGAACCATCTCCAGCCCTTCTGCCGCCGAGGACATCGCCGGGTCAAGTTCCAACGCCTTCTCGAAGGCCCGCTGGGCAGCCTCGCTCTTTCCCATCCTGAGCAAGGCCATCCCCTTCCCGTTCCAGGCGATCGCATCGGAGATGTCCAGGCCCAGGACGGCATCGTAGGACCTGAGCACCTCCTCATCCTTGCCTAGTCCCTCCGCGATCGCCGCACGCTCCATCCAGACCCTTTTAGATGATGGGTCCAGGACAGAGGCCCTGTCTATCGCGGCAAAGGCGTTGTCCAAATACTGTTGCTTCTCCTCTATCAATGCCAGGCGTTCCCAGGCCAAAGCATCGTTGGGCGCCACCACCGTCGCCCTCATGTAGGTCTCCCGGGCCTCCTCGACCCGGCCCATCGCCTCCAGCGCCTTCCCCTTGGACCGCAGCAGGGGACCGTCCTCGGCACCTAGGTCGATCGCGGTGTTGTAGGCCTGTACGGCCTTTGGCATCTCCCCCAGTCTGAGGTGCGCATTGCCCTTGAACTTCCATGCCTCCGCATGCGTCCGGTCGACCGAGATCGCCTGCTCGAAGGCATCGACGGCCTCCTGCATCCTGTTCAGGGATGCCAGCGCCCTTCCCATGTCCGTGTGGAACCTTGGGTTGGCAGGGTTCGACCTCACGCATCTTTCGAAGCAATCGAGGGCCTCCTCGAACCTCTGCATGTGCAGCAGCGTCCTTCCCTTGTTGTCGAGGATCATCATGTCCGAATCGTCCAGTCTCCACGCCTCGTCAAAGGCGGCCAATGCATCTTCCATCCTGCCGATCGAGGTCAAAAGTATGCCGTTGCGGACGTGCAAGGCCTTGTCTGCAGGGTCCATCTCGATGGCCTTGTTCAAGACCTCGGCGGCGGCCTGGGCCTGTCCCAAGGCCTCCAAAGCGTTCACCTTGTCGATGAGCGCTGACCTGTTGCCAGGGTCGACGGCAAGTATGTCATCGCAGATCGCAAGGACCTTCTCCTGTTCATCCATCGCGATTAGGGCCATCTTCTTCAGCTCAAGTATCTTGACCTCGTTCGGGGAGGCCACAAGAGCCTGATTGAAGGACGCGATCGCCTTCTTGTACTGCTCCAGACGATAATATGCCACCCCCTGGTCGACATAAGCGTCCACGTTCTTGGGGTCCAGACGGGATATCCGGTCGCATACCTTTATGACCTCGTCAAGCCGTGCCAGCTCTATAAGGGACCGTTTCTTTCCCTCCAGGACGTCCAGGTCCTTGTGGTACATCTCAAGGGCCCGGTCGAAGGACCTCACCGCCTCCTCGTGCATGCCCATCTTCGCAAGGGCATGGCCCCTACGGACCATGGCGAAACGCATTCTCTTATCAAGGTTCAGGGCATAATCATAGCATGTCAGGGCCTCGCTGTAACGGTCGAGCCATTCCAATGTTATGCCTTTGCTGATCCAGATGTTCTTGTCCCGGGGGTCCAGTTCCAGGGCGACATCATAGGCCAAGGCCGCCTCCTCATATCGCTTGGCCGCCTCAAGGGCCAGGCCGGTCGAGTAGGCGATGGACTTGTCCCTGGGACTTACCTCCCTTGCCTTCATGTAGGCGTCCACCGCCTCATTATAACGTTTAAGTGCGAACAGGCTGTCCCCCTGGACCCTCCAGAAAAGGACGTCGTCCGGGAATAGCTGGGCGGCATAGCTCGCGGTCTCCAACGACTCATCATATTTCTCCAGCTGGAAAAGGACCATGCTGGCATCTTTTAGGACGATGTGGTCCTGGGGGTGGATCCTCAGGACCCTGCGATAGAAGTCGACGGAGTTCTGATTCCTTCCGAGCCTGTCCAGCGCGACCCCCTTGTCCAGCAATGCCAGGTCGTTCTCCGGGTCCATCTTGAGGATCCTGTCGCTAAGCTCGATGACCTTCTTGTCCTTGCCCATGCGCTTGTAGCATTCCTTGATCTCGGTGAGTATATCGATGTTCTCCGGGGTGATCTTCAAGGCCTTTTCCAAAGACCTCAGCGCGTCATGATACCTTCCTGACGATATCAGCGCCTGCGCCTGCCTCACGGCATCGTTGGTCTCGGCGGTCCTGGGCTCCTGTGGTTGCTCTGGCAATCTTGGCGCCTCTTCCTGGGCCTTTTGCACTTTGGCTTTCTCGGCGAGATCGGTGACCTCTACCAGCCGGTTCTCTGCGACCTCCTGTCCTGAGGGAGGAGCTATGCCCTGGGCCGCCTTCGATTTGCCTTCTATCGCATCCTTGCTCTCGGGGTCTATCGCCAACGCCCTGTCGAAGGCCATGGACGCCTCCTCATACCGATTGGCCATGAGCAGGAGGTTCCCCACCTCGTTCCAGGTGATGATGTCCGATGGGTCGGCCTTGATGGCCTCCTTGTAGAACTTCAACGCCTCTGGGACGTTGCCAGACCTTGCGACCAGCCTGGCCTTTCCGATCAGCGCGACCTTGTTCGAGGCGTCCCTTGACAAGATGATATCATAGACCTGCTGCGCCTTGCCAGTATCATTGGTCCGCAGAAATATCTCGGCCTTGAGCATCAGGGCGTCGACCGCCGATGGTTCGAGCGATATTATCCTGTCGATCTCCTTGGAGGCCTCTGGCAACTTTCCCAACCTCAGCAACAGCTCGGCCTTCTTTCGCATCCATATCGTTCTCTCAGGGTCTTTGGCGATCACCAGCTCATAGAGCTTGGTGTCCAGAGGATCGATCGAGAGCGCCCTTTTGTAGCACTCAAGGGCATCTGGCACCCGCCCCTCTTTGTCACATATGACCCCTTTCATGACCCAAAGCTGTTTCCTGTCAGGACACGATCGTATGAGGTCTTCGATCAAAGACAATGCATCGCCCGACCTGCCGGCCATGTGAAGGACCCTGGTCCTGACCATTTTCGCTTCTATATTGGACGGGGATATCTGAATAGCCCTCTCCGATGACCTTAGGGCCTCTTCCTTCATATCGCATTGCATCATGTCCTCCGCCATCCGGCCCAAGGCGTCTGACATCTCCTTAGAATTGAGTTCGGTGATGGGGCAGCTGGCCAATTGCTCGCTCGCCCTTTTGAGATGTACCTTGGCCCTTTCGATGTCGTTCCTGATTATAAGGGCCTCGGCCTCCTCGACGAGCTTCAATGCCTTTTTTATCGACCTAGGTTCCCCTTCCCTGGAGAATAGAAATCCCATCCCATCACCTAATTTATAAAGGGAAATGCTATATTAAACTAAATACCTTTGTCTCCAGATGGTATTTTTTTGTACCTTTGTCCGACCAAACCCCTCCCTATGTCTGACGGTTTATCTAAATATCAACGAACAAATTATCCTGATAAAAAATATGCTGGTCATCCTTTTACATTGAAAAAAGAAGCTTTAAATACGGGGTGACATAATATCTCTATTTGTCCGACATAAGTCGGACGGATGGGATGCATGTGAGGTTCGATGCATCCGCTGGTATCTTAACCCATACTTTGAACGCGCGAACGAACGCGACCGCCATGGGGATCACAGAGATATGGCCACCAAAGTGCGTGTTCGAGGTCGATGACGAGTCGGGGGACCGTCAAGATGTAGGGAGAAGAACTGGTAGATGCGTCTAAGAAAAGGAGAGGATGGGACTCCTTTTCTTCCTCCAAATTTTTAAACTTTCTCCTAGAACAGGACGAGGTCCCGGCCAGCCAGCCCTTGAAACAACATTTTAATAATAAGATTAGATTAGGACCGACGCCTGCAGGTGTAATCTAGTGGTCAGGATCTTAGCCTTCCAAGCTAAAGGCCCGGGTTCGAATCCCGGCACCTGCACTCACCACCTCAATATTGTTCAAGGTCGGTAAAAGATAATTATATTCCTTCTTGCTGTTGAGCACATTGATGGACCGAGCCGTAAGACTAAGACCTCACCACCTGCTCTGTATTCAATTCTACCAAGGACTGGGCTACGATGATGATTTCAACGAGAACATGGCCAAGGTGGTGGACCTTGTGAAGGGGAACAGGTGTTCCTATATCGAGGTCGTGCCCATGGTCGATGACATCTGTTCAAGATGTCCAGAGAACAAGGGAGGGGTCTGCACCTCTGAAGCGTCGGTCAGGGATAAAGACCGCTCGGTCCTCGAGTTTATAGAGATAAAGAGCTGGCAAAGGATGACACCGCAAGAGCTTGAGCGGTCGATGAGCGATAAGCTAGTGACGTTGGAAAATGTCAGCCAGATATGTGGAGAATGTTCCTGGTCAAAGGAATGCGACAGATCTCTGTCCGAACACAAGAGATCTAAGAAAAATTATGGTTGACGGAAGGGTCCGGGAGATCCCTTCCGCCATGTGGGATGGTCTTCATCGGGAAACGACCTGCACCGGCCGCTCCTCCTCGGTCAGATTATAGAGCCTGCCGATGCTCTGGTGCGTTGGGGCGCACCTTACAGATCACCGATGTCCCTTCTCATTTATATGCCCGACCGTGAGAGGTCGCCGAACAACAAAGCCGAAAAGAGTTCGACCAGATGTTCTCATCAAGCTCCGAAATTACTTCGGCCTCTTGATATAATGCCTCATGCGGACCGCCTCACCGCGGTCGCTATCGGTCATCTCCTCTCCGAACATCATCGCGACCCCCACGCCGACGACCTTTTCCGACCTTATGACCGCCACCTCGTCCCCGATCCTGATGCCTGGGTCCGCTTCGATTATACCCTTTGCGAACAGGTTGCCTTCTATCTCGAAATCGCCCACTCTTACCAACCCAAGGCCCTTTCCTGCTATCCTCTCCGCCCCTTCGATGGTCAATGATATCATCCCGCGTTCGGGGGTGAGCATGCCCATCTGCCTCTGGCCTTCCTGTATCCGTGAATATGGGTATGAGCCAGAGACACGGCACCCTTCTACCAGGGCCCCCGCATTCTTTCCGAACTGAAATCTCGCGACGGCGGCCATGGTCCTCTGTCTGTCCTCTCCCATTGGAGGTCTGGGGTGCTTTGCGCACTCCTCAGCGAGGACCTCCCTCAATCTGTTCAACGATTCCTTGGAGCCTGGGAGACCATGAGAGGTATCGATGCAGTCGATGACCTCCCTTACGATATCCCCTTCATCCCCCAGATGACAGATGACCTTCTCATATCCTTGAGATGCGATATGGCCAACAAGCTCCTGGACCATTGCCACCTCCTCCCGGTCCCAATGTCCAGTGACAGGTATGTCGTATTGAGCGGCCGGATAGAACAGCTCCAGCTCCCTTGGCACCACACCAAGGGGGGAGGTGACGATCACCTCATGGACCACATCGAAGTTGCTCACCGATTGTATAACCCTTCGGAATGTCTGGTGGCTCTTGGAGGTGGAATATGGCTTCTTTGCGGAACATGGAAGGAGCAGGAGCACCTTTTTTGTCTCGGGCCTTGTGTACCTCTCGATGATCCTCTTCCTATACCTCCAGACATCCGGACGGAAAAGGGACTGTTTGGCGTTCGCATAGAAACGCGGTCCCACCAATGGGTATCTTGTCTCCTGGAACTCGTAATGGTCCTCGTCAAATATCCTCAAGGCCGCGACCATCCATGGGCTTGAGTGGACCCTTGTCTCGACCAGCTCCCGAAGCCTCTCCTTTTTGATCATGTGCTTGACGAGCTGAAGCTCCTTCCATACGTTCATGGCACTGATATGGAGCACGTTCTTTTCTGGCCCATCGAACAACCATTCTGACTCTGATGCTGACAATGGACCCTCGGTGGTGGTGATCTTGTCGATCGATGCCAGATATGATATCAGTGTGTCATCGAAGATATCCGCCCCCATATAGACCAAGAGCGCGAGGTTCGATGCATCCATCATTCCCGGCAGGTAGATCAGTCTCTTGTTCCCCGCGGTCCTCCTCAGGGACACGATCGAAGAAACGAAGGCCCTCGCATCCCTCCTCAGCTCGAACGCGTTGCCCAGTACCGCCACCTCCTTCCCTTTTACCTCATCTTCCGGAGGCGCCCTGCCGTCAGCAGAGGTCACGAAAGAGTTATCTCCCACAACAGGGAGGAGGTCCCCGGCCCATCTGAGCGCGCTCAGTGGAGTATAAAGCGTCTCAGGCACCGAGAACACCTGTTCCCCTGACTGCTGATGGACCGCCCTATGGGACTCAGAGGCATGGTCAAAGACGAGGTCGGACCTCCCTTGCATAAAAGGATAGGATTCGCCCCACAGCACAATGGGAGTGTCGAACCGCACCTGGCCATCGCTCCATCTCGCGATCCTGGCCGGGCCTGAACGGTACTTGACCTCGAGCATGCTCAGAGCATCCGCTCAAGTGATTAATAAATTTGCAAAAAAAAGAAAGATGAAAGGTGAGGAGCGTTTTCTTAGAATGTTGTGACCATGTCATGCTCGTCGATGATCTTCTTGGCCTGGGCCCAGTCGATCATCTCTATGAAGTCTAGGGTCTCGACCTCTCCGACCCTTTCGAGCAGGTCCGACCTGACACAGTATACCTTTGCATCGAAGTCGACCATGTCGCCGAGGGCCTCCATGTTCGATGGCATCCTCACCGCCTCTGGCTTTTGGGTCGCCACCGCGTTGAGGGTCCCGTCCCCGGCCAGGATGATATTGCATTTATCCACATTCCCGCTCGATAGCATGGCCAGGGCGAGCCTTGAACCGGCGAACGCCTCCTCGAAGCCATATGGGGGTTTGGTTATCAATACCAGTACGCTCTTCGCCATCTTCTTCACCTCGCTATTGTTACCATGCGTTCCCCTTCGGCCACGTACCTGGAGAGGTCGTTCGTAAGGCTCCCGACCTTCATACCTGGTATCTCCTCCCCTCTTCGAAGGCCCCTTGCCGCGCAGCAGGTGTTGCACACGCTGACCTCGACGTTCCGCTTCTCGACCAGCTCCTTGGCCTCGGCCCCGACGTTCGGGAACCTTTTCGGCTCCTGACCGTCCTTGACAAGAAGGACGCCTTCGCCGTAACCGAAGATCCTTACGTCATAGCCTTTCTCGACCGCCGCCTGGGCAAGCTTCACGGCCACGTTGGTGTCCATGTTCATCATCGTCCCCGTCCTGATCTGGATGACCATTGTCTTCATGTAGCTCCCTCACAGCGTTATCGTCTGGTCGAATTTCTCCATGATGAGGTCGACCGCCTCGTGGTATGTTATCGGTCTATAGCCCGCGTTAGCCTTTCCCTCGAATCCTCTCGCGGCCAGATCATCAGCCATCACGTATGCCTCGTTCACGACCTTCAGGAGCTCTGCAGAGCGCTTCTTGTCCACAGCGAAGTAGGCCGCATCCTCGAACAATATCACTCCCGACCTTTCATCTCCCGCTATGTGCTTCATCATTTCCAGGCCGGTGAACTCATGCGGGCCCTTCAATAATATGAACAGTTTTGAAGGCATATCACTACCTCATCCGATGAACATCGTCGAGTCCGCATCAACGGCAATATCGAGGAAACCCGCGGCCCCCAGGATCTTGACCCCGTCGTACATGTCCTCTTTTTTGACGCCTAAAAGCTCAAGTGTCGTGTTGCAGGCATAGACGTTAACGCCCAGATCGAGGGCCATCTTCATCTGCTCCTCATACTTCTCGACCCCTATCTTTTTCATCTTCTTGATGAACATGCCCGTGAAGAGCCTGTACAGACCAGGGAGCTTAGGGCTCTTTTTCTTCTTCAAGAGGTTCAGCCCGAAGAAGGTATGGAAGACGTGCACTTCCATACCCATGCTCGCCGCTGTATTGGCGATCATCATCGACATCATGCCCTTGTCAAAAGTCCCTTCCGATACCACAATAGCGATCTTTTTCGTCTCTGTCATCTTTACCGCCCCTTATTTCCTATCTTGTTTTACTCCATGAAAGTCGTCGATCCGGTCAGGCTTCTTTTTCAAGCCTTTAACAAGACCTTACTGGACCTTCTTTATATAGTAATAGAAGACCCCTTTGTCCTCTTTCTGCTCGAGAAGCTCATTGCCTGTCCTCTTCGCCCAAGCTGGAACATCTTCCTTGGAACCGACGTCATCGGCTATCAGCTCAAGGACCTTACCCACCTGCATCTCCTTGATCTTCTTCGACAGCTTCACTATCGGCATTGGGCACATCAGACCCCTGGCATCCAAAGTCTCATCCTTTTGCATGATCACCATCTCCTCGGTTTTGCACGGTTGTGCAACAACTTTATATAACTGCTAATTATATAAGGGTTTCGGATAGGTGGACCCGTAATATGGCCTTCGACAAGATGGTGACCAAGGTTGGCTCATGCCAGGACCTTGTGCAATGCGCCTATTCGCTCAACGAGTTCGAGGTCCAGGTATATAACAGACTTTTAGAACTAGGGCCAATGAGAGCCGATGACCTGGCGGACCGTATGGGCAAGGACCGTAGCACGGTCTATAGGGCCTTGCAGAAAATGATGAGCTGTGGGATCTGCTTCAGAGAGACGAAGAGCATTGAGAGGGGAGGATATTATCATGTATATCGGGCCATCGGTAAAGAGGAGCTCAAGGTGAAGCTGCGCGCGTGTGTCGAGAACTGGTACAGCAGCATGCAACAGATCCTCGAGAGGTTTGACCTTGAATGACAGGGATCGTGGCGGATGCCTCGTTCATGATTCCGAAGATGTAAAATAGCCAGGTCGGGATTCTGGTCTGAGAGCATGAGCTTCAAGGGTATGGACATCGTCTCCATCAGGGACCTGAGCTGCGAGCAGATCGAGGAGATCATGGACCTGTCAGAAAAAATGATCCCCTATGCCAAGGGAGAAAAGATGACAAAGGCCCTTGACGGCAAGATCCTTTCATGCCTATTCTTTGAACCGTCCACAAGGACAAGGATGTCGTTCGAGACCGCGATAAACCGCCTTGGAGGGAGGTCCCTTGACATGGGGACCCCTTCGATGACCTCTTTGGCCAAGGGCGAGACCCTTGCGGACACAATACGGATGCTAGAATCGTATTCGGATGTCATCGTGCTCCGTCATCCGCACGAAGGGGCCGCAAGATTGGCGGCAAGATTCTCCCAGAAGCCCGTGATCAATGCGGGGGATGGGGCCGGGCAACACCCTACGCAGACCCTTCTGGACCTTTTCACCATCAAGAAGAACAAAGGGAAGATGGACGGGCTGAAGGTCGCAATGGTCGGCGACCTGAAGTATGGCAGGACAGTGCACTCTCTCGCTGAAGCTCTGACGATGTTCGGAGCGGAATTGAACTTCATAGCCCCGCCCACGCTCCAGATGCCCAAGGACACCATCAAACAGATCGAGAAGATGGGCGGGAAGCCTAAGATGAGGAACAAGCTCGAAGAGGTCATGAGCGAGATCGATGTGCTTTATGTCACCAGGATACAGAAGGAGAGATTCCCTGACCTGGCAGAGTATCAGAAGGTGGCTGGCACTTACCGTGTCGACCTGGATAGTTTGAGAGAGGCAAAGAGCAACATGATCATCATGCATCCGCTGCCCCGCATCGACGAGATCTCGCCTGAAGTGGACCAGACCTGTCATGCCAAGTATTTCGATCAGGCGTTCAATGGAGTGCCGGTCAGGATGGCGCTACTGACGCTCGTTCTAGGAGGTGAGCTCTGATGAAAGAGTTCAAGGTGACCCCCATCAGGAATGGGACGGTCATAGATCACATCGAGTGCGGAATGGCGTTGAAGGTATTGAGGATCATTGGTATGGACGGGGGGAATGTCCAGAGCCCTGTGAGCATATTGATGCACGTCCCGTCGAAGAAGACGGGGTGGAAGGACGTCGTGAAGGTTGAGGACCGGGAGCTTGACCCGAAGGAGGTTGACAAGATCGCCCTCATCGCACCAGAGGCGACGATAAACATCATAAGGGACTTCAATGTGGCCGAGAAACATGACGTCAGGCTACCTGCGAAGGTTTTGGGCAAGGCCCGTTGCAGCAACCCGAACTGCATCACGAACCAGAAGGAGCCCGTCGAGCCAGAGTTCAATGTGGAGGGAAAGAACCCTCCGGTCCTACGTTGCGTCTATTGCGACAGGGTCCTGGAGAACATCGCGGACAACCTGATCTGAGCTCATCTTAGCCAGACCAGCTCTTCCTTGGTCTTCGCGACGACCTTCTGAAGCCGTGAAAGTATCTCCTCGTCGTTCACTGTCCTTTCCGCCGTGAGCGCTATCATCAGGCTGGAGCTCAGCTCATGGACGAATATCTTCTTTGTCTTATAGACGCCGATGACATGCTCGAGCTTCTCCTTCTTCGCATCGGCCCTTGTGGACTCGGCGGATGTGAAGATGACCGATATCATCGCCGAGAACATCTCGGGCCTTGAAGGGAGCTTTGAGGCATCCCCTGTTATCATCAGACCGCTCTTGGATACGACGGAGACGCTCTCGATGTTCGGATCGTTCCCGAACTCGGCCTTCAGTATCTCATCTATGACGTTCTCGACCGACTTTGAAGATTGAATCTCGTCCCCCTCCATCAATAGCTTGTTCTGATTGTTCGCGAACGGAGCGATATCCTAGTACCAATTTTATATTCTTTTCTCAATCCACCACGATTGTGAAAAGGTCCCGGGATGGTCCCGGACCTGAATGGAAGTGAAAAGATGAGCGTCCTGGTCATATCAGGCATGCCCGGTGCTGGAAAGGAGGAGTTCGCGCAGGTGGCGATGTCGGTCGGTTACCAAGTGGTCCGCATGGGAGATGTTGTCAGGGCCGAAGCGGCCAGGCAGGGCATCGCATTCAACGACCAAGGTGTCGGGGGATTCGCCAACGAAGAGAGAAAGAGACATGGATATGACATCTGGGCGAAGAGGGCGGTCGAACATGTCAAGCAGGAAAGGACCGTCATAGACGGGAGCAGGGGCCTGATGGAGCTTGAGGTCTTCAAGAAGGAGCTGAAAGATGTAAGGTTGATAGCCATCCATACCTGTCCCATAAAAAGGTTCCACAGGCTGAAGGCAAGGGGACGAGAGGACGCCCCGTCCACATATGAGGATTTCAAGGCCCGTGACGAGAGGGAGCTGGGCTGGGGCATTGGTTCCCTGATCGCCATGGCCGACATAATGATCGTGAACGAGGGTACGTTAGAAGAGTTCAAATCCTATTGCCTCAGATTGTTGAGAGAGTTGGACTGAGA
This genomic window from Methanomassiliicoccales archaeon contains:
- a CDS encoding tetratricopeptide repeat protein, with the protein product MGFLFSREGEPRSIKKALKLVEEAEALIIRNDIERAKVHLKRASEQLASCPITELNSKEMSDALGRMAEDMMQCDMKEEALRSSERAIQISPSNIEAKMVRTRVLHMAGRSGDALSLIEDLIRSCPDRKQLWVMKGVICDKEGRVPDALECYKRALSIDPLDTKLYELVIAKDPERTIWMRKKAELLLRLGKLPEASKEIDRIISLEPSAVDALMLKAEIFLRTNDTGKAQQVYDIILSRDASNKVALIGKARLVARSGNVPEALKFYKEAIKADPSDIITWNEVGNLLLMANRYEEASMAFDRALAIDPESKDAIEGKSKAAQGIAPPSGQEVAENRLVEVTDLAEKAKVQKAQEEAPRLPEQPQEPRTAETNDAVRQAQALISSGRYHDALRSLEKALKITPENIDILTEIKECYKRMGKDKKVIELSDRILKMDPENDLALLDKGVALDRLGRNQNSVDFYRRVLRIHPQDHIVLKDASMVLFQLEKYDESLETASYAAQLFPDDVLFWRVQGDSLFALKRYNEAVDAYMKAREVSPRDKSIAYSTGLALEAAKRYEEAALAYDVALELDPRDKNIWISKGITLEWLDRYSEALTCYDYALNLDKRMRFAMVRRGHALAKMGMHEEAVRSFDRALEMYHKDLDVLEGKKRSLIELARLDEVIKVCDRISRLDPKNVDAYVDQGVAYYRLEQYKKAIASFNQALVASPNEVKILELKKMALIAMDEQEKVLAICDDILAVDPGNRSALIDKVNALEALGQAQAAAEVLNKAIEMDPADKALHVRNGILLTSIGRMEDALAAFDEAWRLDDSDMMILDNKGRTLLHMQRFEEALDCFERCVRSNPANPRFHTDMGRALASLNRMQEAVDAFEQAISVDRTHAEAWKFKGNAHLRLGEMPKAVQAYNTAIDLGAEDGPLLRSKGKALEAMGRVEEARETYMRATVVAPNDALAWERLALIEEKQQYLDNAFAAIDRASVLDPSSKRVWMERAAIAEGLGKDEEVLRSYDAVLGLDISDAIAWNGKGMALLRMGKSEAAQRAFEKALELDPAMSSAAEGLEMVQRDLHQRQVKEYAAQVLSMENRMGRRLSKEDMFRICNIPYEFLDEVSSLIDEKEKVDVTSMSREEMDWYEDASRTVLLMAYRNPTVATYGLRLADVIAALPHLEISDAKKVLGYIETVNAMDLSGTMPDEDVQQLLRTALDLSEDRRSVIGLMETFGIGIYKARRLKVAMKAFRAISEDIVPSPRTRKRASPKITAPKTIAKTKRKAPSRSSRALARAEVAPPPMPEPEMEEPPQTVGTDAVFLPPNVPEQEPIPEPRRRGPEGGPLLFGAAEKELYSTFYGSDKGEKRTGSIRSRKCLFHGETAAGSCPECGSLLCRSCIASGLCPRCQTPIRVKHLDQDAKGSKGGRQTDLAVDELELEKVDVEERQPVEEGAEGAEEAEEQDEGPKERDWTRL
- a CDS encoding DUF1284 domain-containing protein, whose amino-acid sequence is MDRAVRLRPHHLLCIQFYQGLGYDDDFNENMAKVVDLVKGNRCSYIEVVPMVDDICSRCPENKGGVCTSEASVRDKDRSVLEFIEIKSWQRMTPQELERSMSDKLVTLENVSQICGECSWSKECDRSLSEHKRSKKNYG
- a CDS encoding DUF5591 domain-containing protein translates to MLEVKYRSGPARIARWSDGQVRFDTPIVLWGESYPFMQGRSDLVFDHASESHRAVHQQSGEQVFSVPETLYTPLSALRWAGDLLPVVGDNSFVTSADGRAPPEDEVKGKEVAVLGNAFELRRDARAFVSSIVSLRRTAGNKRLIYLPGMMDASNLALLVYMGADIFDDTLISYLASIDKITTTEGPLSASESEWLFDGPEKNVLHISAMNVWKELQLVKHMIKKERLRELVETRVHSSPWMVAALRIFDEDHYEFQETRYPLVGPRFYANAKQSLFRPDVWRYRKRIIERYTRPETKKVLLLLPCSAKKPYSTSKSHQTFRRVIQSVSNFDVVHEVIVTSPLGVVPRELELFYPAAQYDIPVTGHWDREEVAMVQELVGHIASQGYEKVICHLGDEGDIVREVIDCIDTSHGLPGSKESLNRLREVLAEECAKHPRPPMGEDRQRTMAAVARFQFGKNAGALVEGCRVSGSYPYSRIQEGQRQMGMLTPERGMISLTIEGAERIAGKGLGLVRVGDFEIEGNLFAKGIIEADPGIRIGDEVAVIRSEKVVGVGVAMMFGEEMTDSDRGEAVRMRHYIKRPK
- a CDS encoding DsrE family protein; this encodes MAKSVLVLITKPPYGFEEAFAGSRLALAMLSSGNVDKCNIILAGDGTLNAVATQKPEAVRMPSNMEALGDMVDFDAKVYCVRSDLLERVGEVETLDFIEMIDWAQAKKIIDEHDMVTTF
- a CDS encoding DsrE family protein, which encodes MKTMVIQIRTGTMMNMDTNVAVKLAQAAVEKGYDVRIFGYGEGVLLVKDGQEPKRFPNVGAEAKELVEKRNVEVSVCNTCCAARGLRRGEEIPGMKVGSLTNDLSRYVAEGERMVTIAR
- the dsrH gene encoding sulfurtransferase complex subunit TusB — its product is MPSKLFILLKGPHEFTGLEMMKHIAGDERSGVILFEDAAYFAVDKKRSAELLKVVNEAYVMADDLAARGFEGKANAGYRPITYHEAVDLIMEKFDQTITL
- a CDS encoding DsrE/DsrF/DrsH-like family protein; the protein is MTETKKIAIVVSEGTFDKGMMSMMIANTAASMGMEVHVFHTFFGLNLLKKKKSPKLPGLYRLFTGMFIKKMKKIGVEKYEEQMKMALDLGVNVYACNTTLELLGVKKEDMYDGVKILGAAGFLDIAVDADSTMFIG
- a CDS encoding sulfurtransferase TusA family protein, whose translation is MQKDETLDARGLMCPMPIVKLSKKIKEMQVGKVLELIADDVGSKEDVPAWAKRTGNELLEQKEDKGVFYYYIKKVQ
- a CDS encoding helix-turn-helix domain-containing protein, whose translation is MAFDKMVTKVGSCQDLVQCAYSLNEFEVQVYNRLLELGPMRADDLADRMGKDRSTVYRALQKMMSCGICFRETKSIERGGYYHVYRAIGKEELKVKLRACVENWYSSMQQILERFDLE